ACCGGGCGGCAGGACGCCCAGCTCCTCGCGCAGCCGGCCGCTGGAGCCCCCGTCGTCGGCGACGGTGACCACGGCCGTGAGGTCGCCGGTGATCCGGCGCAGCGCGGTGAGGGAGGCGGACAGGCCCATGCCGCCGCCGAGGGCGACGACCTTGGGCGTGGCCGCCTTGGGCGCGCTGCCGCGCCGCAGCTCGGCGGCCGGGGCGCCGTTGCCGCCCCGGCCCGCCGTGAGCCGGCGCAGGCGGCGCAGCCGCAGGCTCCGTCCGGTCACTCGCGCCCCATGTCCCGGTGGACGACGACGGTCTCGACTCCCTCGGAGGCGAGGCGGGCGGCGAGCTTCTCGGACATGGCCACGCTGCGGTGCTTGCCGCCGGTGCAGCCGACCGCGATGGTCACGTACCGCTTGCCCTCGCGGCGGTAGCCGGTGGCGATGAGCTGGAGCAGCTCGGTGTAGCGGTCCAGGAACTCCTTGGCGCCGGGCTGGCTGAAGACGTAGCCCGAGACCTCTTCGTTGAGGCCGGTGAAGGGGCGCAGCTCCGGCACCCAGTGCGGGTTCGGGATGAAGCGGCAGTCCACGACGAGGTCGGCGTCGACGGGCAGGCCGTACTTGTAGCCGAAGGACATGACGGTGGCCCGCAGCTCGGGCTCCTCGTCGCCCGCGAACTGGGCGTCCATCTTGGCGCGCAGCTCGTGCACATTGAGGCTGGAGGTGTCGATGACGAGGTCGGCGTCACCGCGCAGCTCGCGCAGCAGGTCGCGCTCGGCGGCGATGCCGTCGACGATCCGGCCGTCGCCCTGGAGCGGGTGCGGGCGGCGGACCGATTCGAACCGGCGCACCAGCGCGTCGTCGGAGGACTCCAGGAAGACGATGCGGCGGGTCACCCCGCGGGCTTCGAGGTCGGAGAGCGATTCGCGCAGCGCGTCGAAGAACTGGCGGCCGCGGACGTCGACGACGACGGCGATCCGCGCCACATTGCCCTGGGAGCGGGCGCCCAGCTCCACCATGGTGGGGATCAGCGCCGGGGGCAGGTTGTCGACGACGAACCAGCCCAGGTCCTCCAGGCACTTGGCCGCCGTACTGCGGCCGGCTCCGGACATGCCGGAGATGATCACCAGCTCGGGGATGGCCGCCTCGGCGGTATCGCCGGGCTCCACTGTCGTGCCCGTACTCACCTGTGCTCCGTCTCGGTCGCGCTCTGATTCGTGCTCGGTCATTGCTCGCTCCCCCGTTCGGACGATGCTCCCGCGGGCGCGGGGGCTTCGTCCTCAATGATCTCTCCTGTGGCCGTGTTGACGGCCGGAGCGGCGGGAGCCGCCTGGGCGAGGGCCACGGCCACGGTCTCGGCCGTCTTGCGGCCTATGCCCGGGACCTCGCAGATCTGGTCGATTGTCGCCTGTCTCAGCTTTTTCACCGAACCGAAGTGCTTGATCAGCGCCAGTCTGCGGCTCTCGCCGAGGCCGGGTACGTCGTCCAGCGGGCCGGATTTCAGCCGCTTGGCCCGCTTGCCGCGCTGGTACTGGATGGCGAAGCGGTGGGCTTCGTCACGCACCCGCTGGAGCAGGTACAGCCCCTCGCTGGTGCGCGGCAGCACCACCGGGTCGCTCTCGCCGGGCAGCCAGACCTCCTCCAGCCGTTTGGCGAGACCGCACACGGCGACGTCGTCGATGCCCAGCTCGGCCAGGGCCCGCTGGGCGGCGGCGACCTGCGGCCGGCCGCCGTCGACCACAACGAGCTGGGGCGGGTAGGCGAAACGCCTGGGACGCCCGTCGTCCGTTTCGGCCGGGACCTCGCCGCCCGCCGCGTCCTCGCTCTCCTCCGGGGACCACTCCCCCGTCTTGAGCTTCTCGCGCAGGTAGCGGCGGAAGCGGCGGGAGACCACCTCGTGCATGGAGCGGACGTCGTCCTGGCCCTCGAAGCCCTTGATCTCGAAGCGGCGGTACTCGCTCTTGCGGGGCAGGCCGTCCTCGAAGACCACCATCGAGGCCACCACGTCGTCGCCCTGGAGGTGCGAGATGTCGAAGCACTCGATGCGCAGCGGGGCGGTGTCCAGCTCCAGCGCCTCGGCGATCTCCTCCAGCGCCCGGGAGCGGGTGGTCAGGTCGCCCGCGCGCTTGGTCTTGTGCAGGGCCAGGGACTGCTGGGCGTTGCGGTGGACGGTCTCCATCAGGGACTTCTTGTCGCCGCGCTGCGGGATGCGCAGGCTGACCTGGGACCCGCGGCGGCCGCCGAGCCACTCGGCCACGGCGGGCGCGTCCTCGGGCAGGGCCGGGACCAGCACCTCCTTGGGCACGGCCTCGCCCTGCTCCTCCCCGTAGAGCTGCTGGAGGGCGTGCTCGACCAGGCCGGCCGTGTCGACGGCCTCGACCTTGTCGGTGATCCAGCCGCGCTGGCCGCGCACCCGTCCGCCGCGGACGTGGAAGATCTGGACGGCGGCCTCCAGCTCGTCCTCGGCGACCGCGATCAGATCGGCGTCGGTGGCGTCGGCGAGCACCACCGCGCTCTTCTCCATGGCGCGGCGCAGCGCCCCGATGTCGTCGCGGAGCCGGGCGGCCTTCTCGTACTCCATCTCCTCGGCGGCCTCGCGCATATCGGCTTCGAGGCGGGTGAGGTAGGTGCCGGTGCGCCCGGCCATGAAGTCGCAGAAGTCCTCGGCCAGTTCCCGGTGCTCCTCGGGGGTGACCCGGCCCACGCAGGGCGCGGAGCACTTGCCGATGTAGCCGAGCAGGCAGGGGCGGCCGATCTGGGCGGAGCGCTTGAACACGCCCGCGGAGCAGGTCCGTACCGGAAACACCCGGAGCATCAGGTCGACGGTCTCGCGGATGGCCCAGGCGTGTCCGTACGGACCGAAGTAGCGCACGCCCTTCTTCTTCGGGCCGCGCATGACCTGGACCCGGGGGTACTGCTCATTGAGGGTGACGGCGAGCGAGGGGTAGCTCTTGTCGTCCCGGTACTTGACGTTGAACCGGGGGTCGAACTCCTTGATCCAGGAGTACTCCAGCTGGAGCGCCTCGACCTCGGTGGAGACCACCGTCCACTCCACGGAGGCGGCCGTGGTCACCATCGTGGCGGTGCGCGGGTGCAGGCCCGCCACGTCCTGGAAGTAGTTGGCCAGGCGCTGGCGCAGGCTCTTGGCCTTCCCGACGTAGATCACCCGATGGTGCTCGTCGCGGAATTTGTAGACCCCCGGGGAGTCGGGGATCTGTCCCGGTCTGGGGCGGTAGCTGGAAGGGTCGGCCATGGCATCAGCCTACTTGCGGGGTGTGACAACAGGGGCCTACCCACCGGGCCCGACCCACCCCAGCCCCGCCGGGCGGACCACGGCAGCGAATTCCAGCCCACCCCGGCCCACTCCAGCCCCGCCGGCGTTTGAGGCGCGGGGTCCGGGCCCGACCCCATCCAGCCCCGCCGGGCGGACCACGGCAGCGAATTCCAGCCCCGCCGGCGTTTGAGGCGCGGGGTCCGGGGCGGAGCCCCGGCGGCGGCGCCGCACCCGGCACCCGGACGGGGCCCGGCCGTCTGCCCGACGACCGGACCCCACCCCCGCCGGGCGGCTACACCCGCACCTCCCGGCGACGAGCGCGGCGCACGGTCAGCACACCGACGCCCCCGAGGACGAGCGCCCCCGCCACGGCCCCGCCGACCAGAGGCAGCACCCCGGGCCCGGTGGACCCGGCGGCGCCCGGCCCGGCAGCATCGGCTTCCGTGGGGCCGAAGCCGCCCGCCTTCCCGCCCTTGGCATAGGCGGAGCCGGGAAGTTTGTCGCCGTACGCCTTGATCACCCGTGCCCGATACGCGGCAAGGCTCGTGCCCTGCGCGCCCACGGCCCGCGTCGCGTCCTCGTCCAGCGGCAGCACCCTGGCCCCCTGGGCGACGTACCAGGCATCGATCTGCGGTTCGCGGAAGACGGTCCCGCCGGGGAGTTTGGCGGCCCCCAGCTGCGCATAGCGGAATTCGTCGTCGCCGGTGGCGATGTTCACCACCTGCCAGCCCGCTTCGGTCTTGGCGGTCCACAGCGCGGCCTGCTGGCCGTCGGAGGCCACCGCCTTGCTGGCCAGGAACTCCAGCCGGGCGACGGGTGCGCCCGCCTTGCCCGCGACGAAGTCCGGGGAGAGGTAGCTGACGGGGATCGCGTCGCCCTCGATGCGCGGCTGGGCGGCGGTCAGCGAGACCTTGCCCTCCCGGGAGAAGAACCGGGAGAGGGTGGCCAGGGTGTCGGGTGCGGCGGCCGCCTGGTGGGCGGCGGCCCTGGTCTCGGCGGTGGCGGACTGGGGCTGCGGGACGGGGGCGGCCGAGGCCTGCGGGGCCAGGCTCA
This is a stretch of genomic DNA from Streptomyces sp. NBC_00536. It encodes these proteins:
- the rapZ gene encoding RNase adapter RapZ, which gives rise to MTEHESERDRDGAQVSTGTTVEPGDTAEAAIPELVIISGMSGAGRSTAAKCLEDLGWFVVDNLPPALIPTMVELGARSQGNVARIAVVVDVRGRQFFDALRESLSDLEARGVTRRIVFLESSDDALVRRFESVRRPHPLQGDGRIVDGIAAERDLLRELRGDADLVIDTSSLNVHELRAKMDAQFAGDEEPELRATVMSFGYKYGLPVDADLVVDCRFIPNPHWVPELRPFTGLNEEVSGYVFSQPGAKEFLDRYTELLQLIATGYRREGKRYVTIAVGCTGGKHRSVAMSEKLAARLASEGVETVVVHRDMGRE
- the uvrC gene encoding excinuclease ABC subunit UvrC translates to MADPSSYRPRPGQIPDSPGVYKFRDEHHRVIYVGKAKSLRQRLANYFQDVAGLHPRTATMVTTAASVEWTVVSTEVEALQLEYSWIKEFDPRFNVKYRDDKSYPSLAVTLNEQYPRVQVMRGPKKKGVRYFGPYGHAWAIRETVDLMLRVFPVRTCSAGVFKRSAQIGRPCLLGYIGKCSAPCVGRVTPEEHRELAEDFCDFMAGRTGTYLTRLEADMREAAEEMEYEKAARLRDDIGALRRAMEKSAVVLADATDADLIAVAEDELEAAVQIFHVRGGRVRGQRGWITDKVEAVDTAGLVEHALQQLYGEEQGEAVPKEVLVPALPEDAPAVAEWLGGRRGSQVSLRIPQRGDKKSLMETVHRNAQQSLALHKTKRAGDLTTRSRALEEIAEALELDTAPLRIECFDISHLQGDDVVASMVVFEDGLPRKSEYRRFEIKGFEGQDDVRSMHEVVSRRFRRYLREKLKTGEWSPEESEDAAGGEVPAETDDGRPRRFAYPPQLVVVDGGRPQVAAAQRALAELGIDDVAVCGLAKRLEEVWLPGESDPVVLPRTSEGLYLLQRVRDEAHRFAIQYQRGKRAKRLKSGPLDDVPGLGESRRLALIKHFGSVKKLRQATIDQICEVPGIGRKTAETVAVALAQAAPAAPAVNTATGEIIEDEAPAPAGASSERGSEQ